GTTTCAATCCCTTGTGAtctattttgaaattgttgtagatGTGTTTCACGCAGTATCTATGCTCCACAGTAGGGAATAGTGTCTCTATTGCAGGTATAAGCCCCTGtaaataaccaaacaaacaaacaaaacatgttaGTTCAGCAAACGAAGTAAACCATTCAAGTATAACTGAACAAAACTTGCATACCTTTTGCCTATTAGAAAAGAAGAACAACTAAAGCTCCTCTGGCTTCCCTATATCATCagtaaaaatttccaaaagccATATCCAAGactccttctttttttgttccaCAACAGCCATGGCTATTGGAAAAATGTTGTCATTTGCATCCTTGGCAATGGCAGATAAGATTTGCCCTCAAAATCTGTGTTTTATGTGACAACCATCTAAATCTATAAATGACGTACATCCACCTAAAAATCCTACCTTCTGAGCATTAAACCTAACATACATCCTCTTAAATTTTGGCAAGgactaattgaattccaatttaaaatctaattgtacttttttttttcagttttgcctattaatatatatatatagatgagtttatgcaaaaataaaaatagaaaataaaataaaccatcACACATAGAATACAAAGATTTACGCGGTTTGATCTAAGGCTTACATCCATAGGCAATGTAGAGGAGAAATTTTTACTATCAAGATTGTGAGATGACAAAGGTTGAGTTAGGTTTTATGAATCCCATTAATTGTTTCTATCAAAATTGAACCCACCTCATAGTTCACTTTAAATTGTCACCTTATTTCTAATATTCCATATTTAGaagtttttttagaaagaaaaggaaattagaGATGGTTAGTAAGTACCTTAGCGTGTTGTAGTAAGGACTCATCAAGGCTAATCTCATGCAATATCCAGCGATAGGGGTTGTTGTTGTCCTCGTCGTTGGACTTGGACTTGTCGGTCTTGACATTGGTTTTCTCATAATGGTAAGTCTTTTTGATTCCGATTCTTTTCTTTCGTTTGGTAAGCACAATAAAAAATATCGTTGGAATTACCGTCGCCTTTCCAACAACCTTTGCCGATGTTTCTCTTGCAACGGTTGGACTTGGAAGAGACCCTCTTCAATCTTGTGAAGAAGAACATCTCTTCTTTGTTTCGTATACAGTTATTAGCTTTTTCCATCTTCTCCCAAATCTGCCATGGTTCTTCAGTGCCGTAAAGATCGCGCTCAGGGATTACTTCAGGGCATTTACAGTCGGAAATTTCCGTGGCCTTAGGATGAAGATAATGAATCACTAGCACTTCGTCTAGTGGATCAAACACGAACCCGCCTGGCCATTCAAGCGTCGACgaggatgaagatgatgatgcaGCTGCCATTATTGTTTGATTCTTGCTCTCTGTGTTTCTACAAATGTGCTTTGTGTGAGCGTAGGATAGGTTTAACAcggtatttatatatatattttgcaacTCCTTTTCTGTACAGATACGGATTCcttgccaaaaaagaaaaaaaaaagtgacactTGAGTCAGCCCTAAATCTTGACTGACTTTAATTAGAGTTTGAAAGGTATACGATTTGTCACATATCCCACGACACATACCCTTAAACCTACaatatattaattcattattaaatcttttttatttttattattaaatatatttaagcatttatttttttggatcttGCATGAGCCTTCTTTGAAGGAATCTTTTGCATGGGGAATGTTTTATGCAAATGCTATGGTaaactttctctttctttcctttattAGGGTTGctcagttttgtttttttgcttttgaaatcttcatatttattatctttgcaaactatatatataagatctaaattatttctttttgaaattctagaattaaaattttttttgaggaaaataatttaaaatatttaatagaaggatttaaataatattatgttATAGCCCTGAGAAGAAGTTAGATATCATTTATGCATGGTAgaattattcttattattttctttatagatagtttttttttttttttttggccctatTTCTCGGTTTTAATGTTTAAGATTATGTTCTTACATAAACTCATTATTAATGTTAGATATACTCACAACAATAATACAAATTAGAATAATGCTTAAGAGCTTATTTGAAAAACACAATTGCTTCAAAATCAATACATAATCTGCATTTGCTTACATCTCATGAAATTTAACTctctaaattttctaaactaaaaATGCTTCCCTAACTCATTCAACCAAATATATATCCAGAACTCCAAAAATATCTTGTTTAACAAAAACGTAAGCATAAATGATGCATTCGACTGGGAAATAATGAACCCAAAAGGGTCAACATATTTTGCACTCTATCACATTGGTTTCTGAagtcaaattattcaaataaaccACAAAATGGACCCGAAAAGAGGATTGATTTTTATGTATAGGACTtatattgattattttattgCTTACCCAATACAATTTGCAATCTGcaatctttttttcattttttttttctgagaaatAAGTAAATCCATATTATTAAGTTAAAGcagaaaaatcagaaaagaaTACATCCTCTAAATCACTAagtagttcttctacccataTATCAAAATCTACGGATGAAACCGCATTCCTAGCTAAGGCATGAGccaacttattattattattattatttatttatttatttatttatttagatctCACTCAATTGCTAGGTTTATTGAACAGGATGTTGGTTGGTTTCTTGGATTCTATTAGTTACATCCATGTAAATTTTACTAACAGATCATGTAATCTATGTTTAAATGatagaatttaatatttaaatttattaattcccCATTATTAAATAGGCTCtagatttttcaattaataagCTTCTAGCTTGTACATAGTTTTTAACTTACTGATGTAATCTATGGTTTACGGGTCACATccattcaaatttatttatttagtttttaaagaaaatccatatctaattcaatttcttaattatagCTACAGAAATCAAATAATTCTTCTTAATTATAGCTACAGAAATCAATTAATTCTTCTTAATTCTTACCTTTATAAAGCAAAATTacatttgattctcaaaaaaaggagtaaaattacatttacaacaaaaaaatgagCTCGTCTTTTagatagaaaaaagaagaataaatatcctctctctctctctctctctctctctctctctctctctctctctctctatatatatatatatatatatatatatatataatttctttgaGAATAAAACATATCATTTCTATCTAATAAAATTTGAgacacataaaaagaaagaaaaggaaaatataattcTGGTTATTAACTTtaccaaaagttttttttttcatccctaaactttaaaaaattcatttttcatctcaaataactattgaaaatttcattttttgtctctaaacttttgaaaatattttaccttaAACTTtacctaaagtttttttttttttttttttttttttttttttttttttttttttttttttttttttttcagttcttaaactattgaaaaagttattttttattcctatttctctctccaaattattaaaaaaaaaaaaaaaactttttaaagtttaggaagaaaaacaaacttttaataaGGTATagagattaaaataatattttacccatGAAAGAAACATACGAAGTTACCATAAGTCAAGAAGGTTATAATAATATTCTACTATATAGATgagttttttaaaaaggaaagaaaaagaaagaagtaaatTAGTAATGGTTAATTAGTATATATCTTTGTTTGTTGTAGTGATGATCTTGTCAAGGCTAATTAAGCTCATGCAAGATTTAGTGCCAGTGGCGGTAGTTGAACTTGATATTGTTTATGTATCGTGATTGAGTTATGGTTCTTCTTGTAACATAATATAAGTCTTTTTGGGTAGTCCAATTCTTTTGTTTTCAACCCTATCAAAAATATCTCTGGAATTACTATCACCTCTTCAAACTTGTGAACAACAACATCTTCTTCcaacaatttaatttataaagggttcaaaacatgtttaattaattttgaatatttgtgaaactttttaaatattattataaaccTAGAAATCTTGAATTATGAAGTTTTTGTAGTAAAAGAGtattacataaataatttttttaaaaagaaaacttttgcCGATAACATGAGTGATTCGGATAATAACTTATTTGTTAGCTTCTTTTTCTCAATTTGtttagacaaatttttttaaaatttcattaaaaaattaaagatataaAGAGGATAACAATTAACATACTAACTTCATGTCAATAAATACAATTTAGCTAACgagaaaaattcttattttatgtATGAGTGTGTGAGAATGACAATTATATGTTGCATCACATGATTCAAGTACTTAGATAAGGATCATTATACAAACAAATAGTTGGTATTTTATATAACATTTATTCATAATAATTggtattttaagtaaaatttgtttataatgtCTTTCTcgattaacaaaataaaacatactCTTTATCACTTTGAAATGGTGGAGGAAACCAAAGATTAATAATACCTTGCATTCACACAGCCATTGTACGAAATTTCTATCATCTTTAGATACAGAATTTAGTAACAAATGGGCGTTTTAATTTCCTaattatgttgtttttttttgtaatcCATATTTGCAATccaatttttctatatataaaaacggatcttcctatattttttaaatcaaaacccaaccaaaagtatattttaaaaaatcatgaattttaTCTTGATTTTCTCACTCTTTCCCTCTATGTAATTCTCTCTCTTATGTTTTTTGCTATAGagttttttttactactataaataaattcacaatttttgccACCCCTCTCCTACGCAATAGATTGTGATTggttatttattacttttatataaaCTCAGTATTTTTTCTCCACTAATCACACTCATCCACATAGAGAATTGTAACAAAAGTTATGCATTTTTCGCTTTATTGTCAACTATGCTTGCTTTTGGTGCTCCAAATTCCTTGTTTGCATGATTTAAATTTTGCATGCCAATGTTTGAGTTCTTttcagaatgttttagaaaagcACCCGATAAGTAATCCGCATCATGTGGTGTACTGGtgtctttttcttattttttatttttattattattatttatctttgcATGGTGGGGATTGACAGCCATAACTGGTTACCACGATCTCAATGTTTTCGACCTGGTGCAGATCGATCCCTCAAGGCCAATAGCTTATTCGATGCGACAACTCGCCAATGGGATAGAGGACGGATCCAATCCTTGTTCTATAACTCCACCTGAGATGACATTTTGGGTATCAAACTTGTAAAAACTATGTTAAGAAGAAGCCTAAAGCTAAAGGTGAAGGTGAAGAAGGGTAAAGTAGAATTCAAGAAAGCAAGTAAGTCTGGTTTGAAGACAAGCATTGCACAGATAAAGCATCAGAAGAGGCTTAAGGTGTGGCTGAAGAGGCTACTTGAGGCATTGAGTAGTTAAGTGGCATGTGCATTACACGTGTGTGAAACTAGTCAGTTAGTTGGTTAGAGGGGGAGTGACACTTGGCATAATTTTATTGGAGGAGAATTTTTAGGAATTCTGTTAGGAGTTGGTTAGAATTTTTTCCGCgctttttctctcctttctGATTTGTAATTGCTTGTATAAATACAAGCTTATTATGTAAATTAGGTAGTTTTTGTAATTGATACATCAGAGCAATAAGATTTTCTTTCCTCAGTCAgaactttctctctctgtttctcgaACTTTCTTGAACTTTCtacaattttctttcttgatctGTGATTTCTTGCTTTAGCTTGTGTTTTTAAGACACTACCTCCCGGCATAAACTCTATTGGATGGAAAATAAGCAAAAACTCTTTTCGGTGAAAACAGCGTACCAGCTGGTTCTCCGCCTACACAGTCCATCCTTAGGAGAGCATTCCCTAGCTCATCAAGATAGAAGTTTTTGGAAGAAATTGTGGTCGCTGCACACTCCACCAATGGTTCTAAATTTCCTATGGAGGGCTTGCTCTGACATTCTCCCTACTCATGTGAACCTTCTGCGACGAAAGATTCAAATCGACCCACAGTGCTCTCTTTGTGGACAAAGCGACACCATATTCTGTGGGAATGTCCATTTGCTCGCAATGTCTGGGCGTTGGCTCGTGGGAAAGAGTGGCTAGTTTCTACCTTCTTGCTAGAGCTATGGTTGAAAGGGCTTGATGTAAAGGAATTGGAGAACTGGGCAATGATTGCGTGGTCACTATGGAATGCTAGAAATCGATTTCACTTTGAGCATGTTCAAATTCACCCCACTGTCATTCTAAGAGTGGCAACTTCGTTACTCGAAGAATACCAACGGCTGGCCTTGGCGGGACTCAATCTATGAGCTTTggtctctccttttttttttcttttttcttttttgcttctcCTGGGGTTGCATTCCATTGTGTTGGCTTTCCTTGTACAACCTCCAGGTGTAGgaacatgtattctttttttttgagaaacaaacacatacacacaaggaagaggaaaaatggttctaacacaaaggtaCACCACAACTCTACTCAACATATATTCTGTTTTCCTCTTTTCAATATAATTCTAtcatttgaagtaaaaaaaaaaaaattcctttttgaaaatttaaattttaaaatatttaatcagGGTTTAAATAATATGTTATAGCCCTAAGTAGAAGTTAGATATCATTGATGGTAGAATcattcttattattttctttatagaaATGATagtatttttgggttttttccccctatttcttggtttttaatgttttaagatTATGTTCCtgacccataaaaaaaatatatatatatatatttatatttatatattcttgACATATTAGGGTatttttgaaatgatttttCAGGTTTTAAAAACTATTGAGTTTGGTTTAAGTTTAAGTTCTTGACATTCTTTCTttgtatcttcttttttttcttttcttttttattttctatattattttctaaattataacGAAATATTTATacgttatttttattttattactaaattGTACCTCATTTAGTTCCTattgtttcaaaaattaaaccttataatatcaaaagtaacaaattaaaatatgaagtTTGCATATAAATCAatggtttaatttattattatttgaaatcttttaatttataatcTTTGCAATCTATAAGGActaattttattcttttctgaaattttagaatttaatttgttatccCTCCTTATTATAGggtttatatgtattttttcttACCCTCTTGacatattgttttctttccttcttgatatatatatatatatatatatatcttcttttttgttttccctatattattttctttattatgacTATTATCTAGGGTTTGGATTAAGGTTATGAGCTTGacattgttatatttttattttgcagaTAAAAGATTTGGTAGTTTGTTGGAAATGAGAGATAACCCCACATACAGATGTGTCAAGTCCAGCTACAGATTTGATGTTATATTATTGGATAGATTCAGGAGAAATATCATTAGATCCCCTGATTAGCTGGTCCGTTATGCTACATTTGTAATCTCTCCATAGTGAAACTATTTCTTTGATGTTGATTGTGCGTAAATGTAGGCCTAAGGCCAAAACCATGTAAATCTTTGTGTTTTATGTatgattgtttattttatttctattttaattttccatcGTACCACTATTATTAGATACGTTCATcacaataatattaaaaaaataataatggtcAAGATTAAAGAGAAAaggtaataaaataattatatcattGGAAGAAATGGGAGGTTCTTTGCAAGCCAAAATTAGAGGGAAGGATGGGGTTCAAAGACCTGGGGAGGTTTAATGATGCAATGTTGACAAAACAAGTTTGGAGGTTGTTAAAGGACCAATCATCATTGTTTTATAGGGTGTTTAAAGCAAAGTATTTTCCAAGGGGGTCAATCTTTGAAGCATTAGCAGCCACGGGATCTTATGCTTGGCAAAGCATCCTCAAATCGAGGAAGGTGATATCTTTGGGCATGAGGTGGAAAATAGGTAATGGCAGGAGcatagacatatataaggataaCTGGTTGCCAAGGAAGGGATCAACAAAAATTGTCTCGCCACGAAGGCCAGAGTTGGATAGTGCCCAGGTTGCTGCTCTCATCAACCCGTCTACACATTCGTGGGATCAGAACATGGTTGACCAGAATTTCTTACTTTTTGAGGCAAACCGGATCAAAGCCATTCCCCTGTGTTGGACAGATCAATGCGATAGAATTATTTGGCCTGATAGTCCAGATGGGAATTACTAAGTCAAGGCTGGTTATCAAAAATTACGTGAGGAAGCAGATGCTAGTAATGCCTCAAGTTCAGACCCAACGCAACATAAGTCTTTTTGGAAAAAGGTTTGGAAGCTTCAGGtgcctaataaaataaaaaaaatttctatggCGTGTTTGTTCAAATGCTTTGCCAACAAAGGAGAATCTGAAGAAACGAAAAATCATAGACGATGCACGTTGCAACGCCTGCCTAACGAAGCAAGAATCCATACTCCATGTGTTATGGGAGTGCGAGAAGCTCAGTCACGTGTGGGCCCCCTGTTTCAACTGGGTCCG
This genomic stretch from Quercus lobata isolate SW786 chromosome 3, ValleyOak3.0 Primary Assembly, whole genome shotgun sequence harbors:
- the LOC115981396 gene encoding NAC domain-containing protein 41-like, whose amino-acid sequence is MAAASSSSSSSTLEWPGGFVFDPLDEVLVIHYLHPKATEISDCKCPEVIPERDLYGTEEPWQIWEKMEKANNCIRNKEEMFFFTRLKRVSSKSNRCKRNIGKGCWKGDGLIPAIETLFPTVEHRYCVKHIYNNFKVDHKGLKLKDAL